From Etheostoma cragini isolate CJK2018 chromosome 10, CSU_Ecrag_1.0, whole genome shotgun sequence, the proteins below share one genomic window:
- the LOC117951480 gene encoding gastrotropin-like, with the protein MAFTGKYELESQDNYVEFLEVIGLLNAKTDHKVVTEVLQDGKNFTWTQTLPNWTWSNKFTVGQECELETMTGAKFKSPVTMEGDKISIQFPQYHFTAEILEDKLVMNCITPGEKSVTFKRISKRI; encoded by the exons ATGGCTTTCACTGGGAAATATGAGCTGGAGAGTCAAGACAACTACGTGGAGTTTCTGGAAGTCATTG GGCTTCTCAATGCCAAGACAGACCACAAAGTGGTAACGGAGGTGCTTCAGGATGGGAAGAACTTCACCTGGACACAAACCCTTCCCAACTGGACCTGGTCCAACAAGTTCACCGTTGGACAGGAATGTGAGCTGGAGACGATGACAGGCGCTAAATTCAAG TCTCCTGTTACTATGGAAGGCGACAAGATTTCAATCCAGTTTCCTCAGTACCACTTCACAGCAGAGATCCTTGAGGATAAGCTAGTGATG AATTGCATCACTCCAGGAGAGAAGAGTGTGACTTTCAAAAGAATCAGTAAGAGGATCTAA